In Actinomycetes bacterium, the following are encoded in one genomic region:
- a CDS encoding peroxiredoxin, with protein sequence MVDVGQQAPDFTLVNQHGEQVTLSAYRGDKNVVLVFFPFAFSGMCTGELCEIRDRLESFDNDSTVTLAVSCDSKFVQRVFADREGYTFSLLTDFWPHGAVARDYGVFVEEAGAAKRGTFVIDKEGLVRWSVIHAIGEARDTVAYVQALAAL encoded by the coding sequence ATGGTCGACGTCGGTCAGCAGGCCCCGGACTTCACCCTGGTCAACCAGCACGGCGAGCAGGTCACGCTGTCGGCGTACCGGGGGGACAAGAACGTCGTCTTGGTCTTCTTCCCGTTCGCGTTCAGCGGCATGTGCACGGGCGAGCTGTGCGAGATCCGGGACCGGCTCGAGTCGTTCGACAACGACTCGACCGTGACCCTGGCGGTCTCCTGCGACTCGAAGTTCGTCCAGCGGGTGTTCGCCGACCGTGAGGGCTACACCTTCTCGCTGCTCACCGACTTCTGGCCGCACGGCGCGGTGGCCCGCGACTACGGCGTGTTCGTCGAGGAGGCCGGTGCGGCCAAGCGCGGCACCTTCGTCATCGACAAGGAGGGCCTGGTCCGCTGGAGCGTCATCCACGCCATCGGCGAGGCCCGGGACACCGTCGCCTACGTGCAGGCGCTCGCCGCGCTGTGA
- a CDS encoding Nif3-like dinuclear metal center hexameric protein codes for MPPLAEVVAALERRWPPSGAEAWDAVGPVCGDPDAPVRRVLFAMDPVEAVIDEAVAWSADLLVTHHPLFLRGTSSVYAGGVKGRVVHRLLTAGCGLFVAHTNADAAPGGVADVLAETIGLVDVRPLLPSAGTPVDKLTVYVPVADADGLVDALAAAGAGAIGAYDRCAYWTDGTGTFRPLDGAHPAIGRVGAVEQVAERRIEMVLPRARRAQVVAALRATHPYEEPAFDLVETAGELSGAAGQGRVGRLPRPMRLGEFGQQVADRLPATAVGVRIGGDLDRLVETVAVSGGAGDAYLADVAAAAVHAYVTADLRHHPASEHLEGGGPGLVDPGHWASEWPWLARAAADLGRALEAVGATVDLRVSTLVTDPWTAHATRRSTP; via the coding sequence GTGCCGCCACTCGCCGAGGTCGTCGCCGCGCTGGAGCGTCGCTGGCCGCCGTCCGGGGCCGAGGCCTGGGACGCCGTCGGCCCGGTCTGCGGCGACCCGGACGCCCCGGTCCGCCGGGTGCTGTTCGCGATGGACCCGGTCGAGGCGGTCATCGACGAGGCGGTCGCCTGGTCCGCGGACCTGCTGGTCACCCACCACCCGCTGTTCCTGCGCGGCACGTCCAGCGTTTACGCCGGCGGCGTCAAGGGCCGGGTCGTGCACCGCCTGCTCACGGCCGGGTGCGGCCTGTTCGTGGCGCACACCAACGCCGACGCGGCGCCGGGCGGGGTCGCCGACGTCTTGGCCGAGACGATCGGGCTGGTCGACGTCCGCCCGCTGCTGCCCAGCGCGGGGACGCCGGTGGACAAGCTGACCGTCTACGTCCCCGTCGCTGACGCCGACGGCCTCGTCGACGCGCTCGCCGCGGCCGGAGCGGGAGCCATCGGCGCGTACGACCGGTGCGCCTACTGGACCGACGGCACCGGCACCTTCCGCCCGCTGGACGGCGCGCACCCGGCGATCGGTCGGGTCGGCGCGGTCGAGCAGGTGGCCGAACGACGTATCGAGATGGTGCTGCCCCGGGCCCGACGGGCCCAAGTGGTCGCGGCGCTGCGCGCCACCCACCCCTACGAAGAGCCGGCCTTCGACCTGGTCGAGACGGCGGGGGAACTGTCGGGTGCGGCCGGACAGGGCCGGGTCGGCCGGCTGCCCCGGCCGATGCGGCTGGGGGAGTTCGGCCAGCAGGTCGCCGACCGGCTGCCGGCCACGGCGGTCGGCGTCCGCATTGGCGGTGACCTGGACCGGCTGGTCGAGACGGTGGCAGTCAGCGGCGGCGCCGGCGATGCCTACCTCGCGGACGTCGCCGCAGCGGCCGTGCACGCCTACGTCACCGCGGACCTGCGCCACCACCCGGCGTCGGAGCACCTGGAGGGCGGCGGGCCGGGGCTCGTCGACCCGGGGCACTGGGCCAGCGAGTGGCCCTGGCTGGCCCGCGCGGCGGCTGACCTCGGCCGAGCGCTCGAGGCCGTCGGCGCTACGGTGGACCTGCGCGTCTCCACGCTGGTCACCGACCCCTGGACCGCGCACGCGACCCGAAGGAGCACCCCCTGA